The following nucleotide sequence is from Staphylococcus chromogenes.
AAGGGGAAGAAATGGCAAAAGCAATGAATGCGGTAGGGTATGATGCGATGGTACCCGGAAATCATGAATTTGATTTTGGGTACGATCAATTGAAGAAATTGGAAGGCATGTTGAATTTTCCGATTTTAAGTTCTAATATTTATAAAGACCATCAATTGGCGTTCAAGCCTTCCACAATCATCGAGAAAAACGGAGTGCGTTACGGCATTATCGGTGTGACCACACCGGAAACGAAAACAAAAACAAGTCCAACTGGCATTCAAGGTGTCACATTTGAAGATCCTTTGCCAAGTGTCCTACGCGAAATGAATCAACTGAATGGGAAAGTCGATGCCTTTGTCATTCTTTCACATCTAGGCGTTGATCCAACGACACAACAAACGTGGCGTTCAGATTATTTAACGCAACAAATTAGTCAAAATAAGCAGTTTACAGTGCCAACGATTGTTATTGATGGCCATTCGCACACCGTGATGCAAAATGGACAAACGTATGGCAAGGATGTATTGGCGCAAACTGGAACGGCCTTAGCTAATATTGGGAAAATTACATTTGATTTTAATCCACCTACGATTCGAAATTTAAAAGCATCCTTGATTAATGTCAATGATGTCGCAGATGTAGTGCCTGACGCAACAGTGAAAGCACAAGTGGACAAAGCTAATGCTGCGTTTTTAAAAGAAACATCAGAAGTGGTCATTCCTAATAATACTGTTGAATTCCAAGGTGAGCGTGACGATGTTCGCCGTCATGAAACAAATTTAGGAAATGCCATTGCAGATGCGATGGAAGCATATAGTCTGGAGCATTTCAGTCATCCGGCTGATTTTGCTGTGACCAATAGTGGCGGTATTCGTGCGTCTATCGGAAAAGGGAAAGTCACTTTAAACGATATTATTACCGTATTACCTTTTGGCAATACAATCTCTCAAATTCAAGTCAAAGGGAGTGACGTCCTCGCTGCATTTGAACACAGTTTAAGTGCACCTCTAGAAAATAATGAGGGCAAACAACAATTGTCTGCAAATGGGGGCTTATTACAAGTATCGAAATCCATTCGTGTCTATTTTGATATGTCTCAAGCGCCGGGACAACGTATTAAAGCCATCCATATTTTAAATAAAGCGACGGGACAATACGAAGCATTGGATCCAAATCGCACGTATCGCGTGGCGACAAATGACTTTACCGCTTCAGGTGGAGACGGATTTACAATGTTTGGTGGGCCGAGAGAAGAAGGACTGTCTTTAGATAAAGTGTTTGCGGATTATTTAAAACAAGCCGATCTATCTCAATATGAAACAACAAAACCAACAAGGATCATCAATGGAGAACCAGAAGTTTTAAAAGCAAATCAACCAGAAAAAATCATTCCATTTCCAAAACTGAGTGATAAAGCCAACTCCTCTTCCAAACAGAACCATGGCTATCACACACAAGGGCCTGGGACATGTATATTTGATCAAAAAGGGAACCTTATCCACAGAAAATCTGGAAAAATCATCATACCTGCTTCACCTGTAACGTCATCTATTCAAGAAGGTGTGATTGTCCAAAATCAACAAGTGATTTCAAAACGTACGGGAAAAGCATTGTTTCCTAAGTCTGCTTTAATACATTATCATGGTCAACCTGCCTATATAAATGACAAAGGCGCACTTGTGTCATTTAACACAGGTAAGACCATGTTAACTGCACAAGAAGTTCAACAACATTCGACGTCGACGTTACCGAATACTGGTGAGACACAACAAGCCCCTGTATTCTTAGGAGGAATATTGATTGTCAGCGGACTCGTGCTTGTGAGACGTTTTACAGCATAAAATGGATATGAAAAATTGATAAACCCCAGGTCAACAATCCCTTTAAAGAGGGACGACCTGTGAATAGAGACAAACCTTACTTACCGCAAGTAAGGTTTGTTTTTTATGTCATTTTTTATTTTTTTCTTAGTGGAATGGGAATTGAACACATCATCTGAAGAGGCACCCACAAAAGTATGTGAATTTTTTAACATTAGGGGATTTCACCTAGGAATTAGGTATTTCCCTAATGTTACGAATGGTTGAACGATTATACAATAAAAGTAATTCGGAAAGCCTATGTATTAAGGAGGATGAACATGGTTAAATTTGGATTGAATTTCTTTAAACCGACTGAAAAGTTCAATGGCAACTGGTCAGTTTTAGAACATAAAAGCCGTGAATGGGAAAAGATGTATAGAGAAAGATGGAGTCATGACAAAGTCGTTCGTACGACGCATGGTGTGAACTGTACAGGTTCATGTTCATGGAAAGTATTTGTTAAAAATGGTGTCATTACATGGGAGAACCAACAAATTGATTACCCAAGCTGTGGACCGGATATGCCTGAATTTGAACCCCGTGGTTGTCCGCGTGGCGCTTCGTTTTCATGGTATGAATACAGTCCATTACGTATTAAATATCCATATGTACGAGGAAAATTATGGGATTTATGGACGA
It contains:
- a CDS encoding 5'-nucleotidase C-terminal domain-containing protein, translated to MKRRSLYSVCFVLLLFGIFMWLLPSQSYAKTTLQETTNTTIAPAATEPLPPTNNQTPSTNNGTAITTLDNQTSSTNDNTAIAPSNADTGASDSSDLSETQRTTSERPGTMSTTQTEATPSPPSQPVEAVENNVPKSNAPQVAKEVTQSQAPATLTDVQRTAQPKQAVASASTEHTILHTNDMHGRLVEEPDRVIGMAKTKTIKDQNQPDLMLDAGDAFQGLPLSNQSKGEEMAKAMNAVGYDAMVPGNHEFDFGYDQLKKLEGMLNFPILSSNIYKDHQLAFKPSTIIEKNGVRYGIIGVTTPETKTKTSPTGIQGVTFEDPLPSVLREMNQLNGKVDAFVILSHLGVDPTTQQTWRSDYLTQQISQNKQFTVPTIVIDGHSHTVMQNGQTYGKDVLAQTGTALANIGKITFDFNPPTIRNLKASLINVNDVADVVPDATVKAQVDKANAAFLKETSEVVIPNNTVEFQGERDDVRRHETNLGNAIADAMEAYSLEHFSHPADFAVTNSGGIRASIGKGKVTLNDIITVLPFGNTISQIQVKGSDVLAAFEHSLSAPLENNEGKQQLSANGGLLQVSKSIRVYFDMSQAPGQRIKAIHILNKATGQYEALDPNRTYRVATNDFTASGGDGFTMFGGPREEGLSLDKVFADYLKQADLSQYETTKPTRIINGEPEVLKANQPEKIIPFPKLSDKANSSSKQNHGYHTQGPGTCIFDQKGNLIHRKSGKIIIPASPVTSSIQEGVIVQNQQVISKRTGKALFPKSALIHYHGQPAYINDKGALVSFNTGKTMLTAQEVQQHSTSTLPNTGETQQAPVFLGGILIVSGLVLVRRFTA